The following proteins are co-located in the Sphaeramia orbicularis chromosome 24, fSphaOr1.1, whole genome shotgun sequence genome:
- the LOC115415136 gene encoding microtubule-associated protein RP/EB family member 3-like codes for MAVNVYSTSMNIENLSRHDMLAWVNDSLQLTFTRIEQLCSGAAYCQFMDMLFPGCILLKKVKFNAKLEHEYIHNFKVLQAAFKRMNVDKIIPVEKLVKGKFQDNFEFLQWFKKFFDANYDGKEYDPLQSRQGQEGTPPPPNPGPMRTSPTAPKSVPAPQRQINAPVRRNTPVTRNGGDAELIELNQQLLDMKLTVDGLEKERDFYFGKLRDIELICQENENNPILGKIMDILYATEEGFAPPEDEDIDEGTRGDQEEY; via the exons ATGGCAGTGAATGTCTACTCCACCTCTATGAACATAGAGAACCTCAGTCGCCATGACATGTTGGCATGGGTTAACGACTCTCTACAGCTCACCTTCACAAGGATCGAACAGCTTTGTTCAG GTGCTGCCTACTGTCAGTTCATGGACATGCTGTTTCCAGGCTGCATCCTGTTGAAGAAAGTCAAGTTTAATGCTAAACTGGAACATGAATACATTCACAACTTCAAGGTCTTACAGGCTGCGTTCAAGAGAATGAATGTGGACAAG ATCATCCCTGTGGAGAAACTGGTGAAGGGGAAGTTTCAGGACAACTTTGAGTTCCTCCAGTGGTTTAAGAAGTTCTTCGACGCCAACTACGACGGGAAAGAATATGACCCTCTTCAGTCACGACAGGGACAGGAAGGAACGCCGCCTCCTCCAAACCCAG GCCCCATGAGAACGTCTCCTACAGCACCAAAGAGCGTCCCTGCCCCCCAGAGGCAGATCAATGCACCTGTTCGCAGGAACACTCCAGTCACTCGAAATGGAGGAGACGCTGAGCTCATAGAGCTCAACCAGCAG CTGCTGGATATGAAGCTGACTGTAGACGGACTGGAGAAGGAGAGGGACTTCTACTTCGGAAAGCTAAGAGACATCGAGCTCATCTGCCAAGAAAACGAAAACAACCCAATCCTCGGCAAAATCATGGACATATTGTATGCTACAGAG GAGGGTTTCGCGCCACCAGAAGATGAAGACATTGACGAAGGAACACGAGGAGACCAGGAGGAGTACTAA